The following DNA comes from Legionella sp. PATHC032.
CACTGGAATAAGTGTTTGAACTAAATGTTGCCACTGCGCATAACAACGTAAAGCCGATTTTTCGTAGCATAGATATATCTCCATTATGAAAAATTAACAGGCTAAGATACATTTATTTTGCTTCATTGGCAAATTAAAAGGCATTTGCGTGGATTGAACCGGGTACCCACCCCGTCAGAAATTATTGTTTTTATTTTGAAAGGGTTATATTTCTCCCAGAGCCTTAGCTATTGATTCAGTCATTACTTTGGCATCACCAAAAAGCATATAGGTATTGTCATGAAAAAATAAATCGTTTTCCACCCCTGCATAACCAGGAGATAAACTGCGTTTGACGAATAAGACCGTTTTGGCTTTTTCAACCTCCAGGACAGGCATTCCATAGATTGGGGAGGCGGGATCGGTTTTGGCCGCAGGGTTGGTGATATCATTTGCTCCAATCACGTAAGCGACATCACAGGCAGTAAAGTCTCTGTTAATTTCACTCTGCTCAAAGACTCTGTCATAGGGGATATTGGCTTCAGCAAGCAATACGTTCATATGGCCAGGCATGCGCCCAGCAACTGGGTGTATTGCAAAACGAACACGAATAGAACGAGATTCCAGAGCATCAACAAGCTCTTTGACGGCATGTTGGGCATGTGCCACTGCCATTCCATATCCAGGAACAATGATGACATCCTTGGCATTACTTAAAAGGAATGCAGCATCTTCGCCGTTGGCTTGTCTTACATTGCGTAGCTCATTGCCGGAATGAGCTTGTTTCGTGTTCCCAGAACTGCTTATTCCACCAAAAATGACATTAAAGATAGAGCGATTCATGCCAACACACATGATATAGCTTAAAATTGCCCCGCTGGCGCCTACGAGAGCGCCTGTGATAACTAACAGATGATTGCTCAGAGTGAAACCTATTCCTGCTGCAGCCCAACCTGAGTAGGAGTTCAGCATGGAAATAACGACAGGCATATCAGCTCCGCCAATAGGAATAATGAGTAAAACACCAATAAGAAAAGCCAATCCCGCCAACAGGTTAAAGAGAAGCAGGTTTTGATTGACTACAAATAAAATGAGTAAAACCAGGATTGTTAGTCCTATTAGTAAGTTGACATAGTTTTGAGCATAAAATCGAATTGGAATACCTGATATGATTCCTTGTAATTTTAAAAAGGCAATGACTGAACCAGAAAAAGTAATGGCTCCGATGATTAACCCCAAGCTCATTTCAATAAGACTTGCAGTAGCAATCGCACCAGGTGTGCCGATTTGAAAAGACGCGGGGGATAAAAAGGCGCAGTAGGCTACCAGAACGGCCGCCATACCTACTAAAGAATGAAAAGCGGCAACCAGTTGTGGTATGGCCGTCATGTTAATCTTCAAAGCAATGATAGTTCCTATTATTCCGCCGCCTGCTATTAATGCGATTAATAGAATATGATGGTAGGTGGTGGGCATCATCAGGGTGGATCCCACTGCCAGGATCATACCCAGAATA
Coding sequences within:
- a CDS encoding NAD(P)(+) transhydrogenase (Re/Si-specific) subunit beta: MNSIVPLFYLLAAICFILALKGLASPSTSRRGNLLGILGMILAVGSTLMMPTTYHHILLIALIAGGGIIGTIIALKINMTAIPQLVAAFHSLVGMAAVLVAYCAFLSPASFQIGTPGAIATASLIEMSLGLIIGAITFSGSVIAFLKLQGIISGIPIRFYAQNYVNLLIGLTILVLLILFVVNQNLLLFNLLAGLAFLIGVLLIIPIGGADMPVVISMLNSYSGWAAAGIGFTLSNHLLVITGALVGASGAILSYIMCVGMNRSIFNVIFGGISSSGNTKQAHSGNELRNVRQANGEDAAFLLSNAKDVIIVPGYGMAVAHAQHAVKELVDALESRSIRVRFAIHPVAGRMPGHMNVLLAEANIPYDRVFEQSEINRDFTACDVAYVIGANDITNPAAKTDPASPIYGMPVLEVEKAKTVLFVKRSLSPGYAGVENDLFFHDNTYMLFGDAKVMTESIAKALGEI